A genomic stretch from Methanomassiliicoccales archaeon includes:
- a CDS encoding V-type ATP synthase subunit K, protein MAIETGLIALAAGLAVGLAGLGAGLAEKEVGTAAVGAMAENEKLFGKGLVLMVIPETIIIFGLVVAILLWTKMV, encoded by the coding sequence ATGGCAATAGAAACGGGTTTGATCGCCTTGGCCGCAGGTCTCGCTGTAGGCCTTGCTGGACTCGGCGCAGGGCTTGCTGAGAAGGAAGTCGGTACCGCGGCTGTCGGTGCCATGGCAGAGAACGAGAAACTCTTCGGTAAGGGCCTTGTGTTGATGGTCATTCCGGAGACGATCATCATTTTCGGGCTCGTCGTGGCGATTCTGCTGTGGACCAAGATGGTATAA
- a CDS encoding sugar phosphate isomerase/epimerase, with product MIAVSSPVFSMLDFETALGFVSQKFDAWEIVGEGRHFLPEIEKTFHEIAPSYNMRFSAHGPLSDVNIGSLNPRLREAAVKEIVDGLHAANRMNFEVYTMHPGFWSPIGLLDREGVYRAVHESLKVIEKVSIDTGVKVGFENMPDTPVTMGKTPEDLFAMLNGFEIDVCFDVGHAHTSGSIDEFLKYTDRFVNVHIHDNRGQYDEHLPIGNGTLDFKRVLRALKNYKGQLVIEARSMPDAELSKERLTKLIAEIS from the coding sequence ATGATCGCGGTTTCTTCACCAGTTTTCTCGATGTTGGATTTCGAAACGGCATTGGGTTTTGTGAGCCAGAAGTTCGACGCATGGGAGATTGTAGGGGAGGGGCGACACTTCCTTCCAGAGATCGAAAAGACTTTTCACGAAATCGCACCATCTTACAATATGAGGTTTTCGGCGCACGGGCCACTTAGTGATGTCAACATCGGGAGCCTCAACCCCAGGTTGAGGGAAGCGGCTGTGAAGGAAATTGTCGACGGGCTTCATGCAGCGAATCGCATGAATTTTGAAGTCTATACAATGCATCCGGGTTTCTGGTCTCCAATTGGGTTGCTGGATAGGGAGGGCGTGTATCGTGCCGTGCACGAATCACTCAAGGTTATTGAAAAAGTTTCAATCGATACGGGCGTAAAGGTCGGTTTTGAGAACATGCCAGACACGCCAGTAACAATGGGAAAAACGCCGGAAGATTTGTTTGCGATGTTGAACGGATTTGAGATCGATGTTTGTTTCGACGTCGGTCATGCCCATACTAGCGGTTCCATAGACGAGTTTCTTAAGTATACTGATAGATTCGTTAACGTTCACATTCATGATAACCGTGGTCAGTATGATGAACATCTTCCCATAGGAAACGGAACACTCGATTTCAAAAGAGTGCTAAGAGCGCTTAAGAATTACAAAGGGCAACTGGTTATCGAGGCGAGGAGCATGCCCGATGCAGAATTGTCGAAGGAAAGACTAACTAAGCTGATCGCTGAAATCAGTTGA
- a CDS encoding ATP synthase subunit B: MISKEYRTISQIAGPLVFVEKTEPVGYGELAAVSLPDGTVKRGQVLDTSHDFVVIQVFEGTAGIEKSSGVRFLGETMKMPVSQDMLGRILSGSGEPLDGGPPIVPEERLDIVGSAINPWARDEPKEFIQTGISAIDGMNTLVRGQKLPIFSGSGLPHNDIALQIARQAKVRGKEEEFAVVFAAMGITNEEAQYFMSDFERTGALKRAVVFMNLADDPAIERIITPRLALTTAEYLAFELNMHVLVILTDITNYCEALRQIGAAREEVPGRRGYPGYMYTDLATLYERAGRIKGKKGSITQIPILSMPGDDITHPIADLTGYITEGQIVAARDLHRAGIYPPINVGASLSRLMNAGIGPGLTREDHKAVSDQCYAAYAEGRDLRGLVAIVGKDSLSERDKKFLEFADLFERRFVRQGREEDRDIETTLEIAWELLATLPESQLTRIDRKYIEKYHPAHRKSE; encoded by the coding sequence ATGATCTCGAAGGAATATCGTACAATTTCTCAGATCGCAGGCCCACTTGTTTTTGTTGAAAAGACTGAACCCGTCGGCTACGGGGAACTCGCTGCCGTCTCGCTTCCAGATGGTACTGTGAAGCGAGGACAGGTTCTCGACACATCGCATGACTTCGTGGTCATTCAGGTTTTTGAAGGGACTGCTGGCATCGAGAAATCGTCGGGGGTGCGTTTTCTCGGCGAAACGATGAAGATGCCTGTATCTCAGGACATGCTCGGGCGTATTCTCTCTGGATCGGGCGAGCCGCTCGATGGAGGACCGCCTATCGTGCCGGAGGAACGTCTCGACATCGTTGGATCGGCAATTAATCCCTGGGCAAGAGATGAGCCAAAGGAATTCATTCAAACGGGGATTTCAGCAATTGACGGGATGAACACCCTTGTCAGAGGCCAGAAGCTTCCGATTTTTTCGGGGAGTGGTTTGCCGCACAACGATATCGCACTTCAAATTGCGAGGCAGGCCAAGGTTCGTGGGAAGGAAGAGGAATTCGCCGTCGTCTTCGCAGCGATGGGGATCACGAACGAAGAAGCGCAGTATTTCATGTCCGATTTCGAAAGGACGGGTGCGCTTAAGAGAGCTGTTGTTTTTATGAATCTAGCAGATGACCCTGCGATCGAAAGGATCATCACTCCACGGCTAGCGCTCACGACGGCTGAATATCTCGCGTTTGAATTGAATATGCATGTTCTTGTCATTCTCACAGACATAACGAACTACTGCGAGGCGTTGCGTCAGATCGGTGCTGCAAGAGAAGAGGTACCAGGAAGAAGAGGTTATCCAGGGTACATGTACACAGATCTCGCCACGCTATACGAGCGGGCTGGGAGGATCAAAGGAAAGAAAGGATCAATCACGCAGATTCCAATTCTCTCGATGCCCGGTGATGACATTACTCATCCGATTGCCGACCTGACAGGATATATCACTGAGGGGCAGATCGTGGCCGCAAGGGATTTGCACAGAGCTGGCATCTACCCGCCAATCAACGTTGGTGCATCGCTTTCCAGGTTGATGAACGCTGGCATTGGTCCGGGGCTGACAAGGGAGGATCACAAGGCAGTCTCAGATCAGTGCTACGCCGCATATGCGGAGGGGAGGGACCTCCGAGGTCTCGTCGCGATAGTCGGCAAGGACTCGCTTTCTGAGAGAGATAAGAAGTTTCTCGAGTTTGCCGACCTCTTCGAACGCCGCTTTGTCAGGCAGGGCAGAGAGGAGGATAGGGATATCGAAACGACACTCGAGATCGCGTGGGAGTTGCTTGCTACTCTGCCGGAATCCCAGCTAACTCGTATCGACAGAAAGTACATCGAAAAGTATCATCCTGCGCATCGAAAGAGTGAGTGA
- the cyaB gene encoding class IV adenylate cyclase, translating into MLEIEVKSYCDDIALVKCQLESMGALRLDTTKQIDIYFSHPCRRFAVTDEALRIRKEEGHCTLVYKGPKIDLETKTRDEIEVEVSDCEQIASILKKLGFDIAGKVVKERTVYRIGSLVVCLDEVEDLGSFVEIEYAGEDLEKGKREILSMMRELHLSGNERRSYLELLLIKKSREMEDRSNENK; encoded by the coding sequence ATGCTGGAAATCGAGGTCAAATCCTATTGCGATGATATCGCCCTGGTCAAATGTCAACTCGAGTCGATGGGCGCGCTAAGACTCGATACCACAAAGCAAATCGATATTTATTTCTCTCATCCTTGTCGAAGATTCGCAGTGACGGATGAGGCCCTTCGTATTCGAAAAGAAGAGGGTCATTGCACGCTTGTTTACAAAGGACCGAAAATCGATTTAGAAACGAAGACGCGCGATGAGATTGAAGTTGAGGTTTCTGACTGCGAACAGATCGCTTCCATTCTAAAAAAGCTAGGTTTTGACATCGCTGGCAAAGTTGTGAAGGAAAGAACAGTATATAGGATTGGGTCGCTCGTTGTCTGCCTTGATGAGGTCGAAGATCTGGGAAGTTTTGTGGAAATTGAATACGCAGGTGAAGACCTCGAAAAGGGGAAGAGAGAGATTCTCTCAATGATGAGGGAGCTCCATCTAAGCGGCAATGAGCGACGGTCCTACCTCGAACTACTATTGATCAAAAAATCGAGAGAAATGGAAGATCGTTCAAATGAAAATAAATGA
- a CDS encoding V-type ATP synthase subunit D encodes MVKRELNPTRSELLEIKKKIKLTEAGYKILKMKRDGLILEFFKILEEAKDVRAKIVRDYERAMQKIAIAKAVDGVIAVKSAAFALRAHPEVKLRSKNIMGLVVPEIEATSIRTTIEKRGYGVIGTSPFIDEAAEAYEELVETIIKAAEIETTMKRLLDEIEKTKRRVNALEYRVIPELKEAEEFIEFRLEEMERENIFRLKRIKQKAEARA; translated from the coding sequence ATGGTTAAGCGTGAACTTAACCCGACGCGGTCTGAACTGCTCGAGATCAAGAAGAAAATCAAGCTGACCGAGGCCGGATACAAGATTCTTAAAATGAAACGTGACGGTCTCATCCTCGAATTCTTCAAGATCCTCGAGGAGGCGAAGGACGTAAGGGCGAAGATCGTGCGAGACTACGAAAGGGCGATGCAGAAAATCGCAATTGCAAAGGCGGTTGATGGAGTCATTGCCGTCAAGTCAGCTGCATTCGCCCTCAGAGCTCATCCTGAGGTGAAGCTGCGCAGCAAGAACATTATGGGTCTCGTTGTGCCGGAGATTGAGGCGACGAGCATCAGAACGACCATCGAGAAGAGGGGATACGGTGTTATCGGCACATCACCCTTTATCGACGAGGCTGCAGAGGCGTACGAGGAACTCGTTGAAACGATCATCAAGGCTGCTGAGATCGAGACAACGATGAAACGGTTGCTCGATGAAATCGAGAAGACAAAGCGCCGTGTCAACGCGCTTGAGTACAGGGTGATTCCTGAATTGAAGGAAGCGGAGGAGTTCATCGAGTTCAGGCTCGAGGAGATGGAGAGGGAAAATATTTTCCGCCTTAAGCGCATCAAACAGAAGGCGGAGGCACGCGCTTGA
- a CDS encoding DNA-directed DNA polymerase II small subunit: protein MREHVLEVLASNGILLEPGALEIVMSKDDPIAFVQSAISFMKQHPLIVTAADLAEYVKDHSAAETLGVANALPDNHEFRTSVNQQSNARKINDVKILKDITGNSTCEGNISDFARYFLDRFNAIKRMLAHRRELAGSLPISKALKLERDVRIIAMVNEIRVTKTGHKILEIEDEEERCLALIPKDSPLINDSVIPDEVIGIVGKPNRKGEMLIVQEIIRPDVPLRSRFERSDATSMIAFASDIHVGSKTFLRKQWDAMVNWLRTEGISSGVNYLIVPGDCVDGIGVFPDQEEELIVDDIFKQYEMLSELLKEIPDSVTIILQPGNHDAVRLAEPQPAFQKEIADLFDSQVIMIGNPCYLEIEGRIILSYHGRSIDDLIGNIQSLTYANPIDAMKEMLKRRHLAPIYGGKTPIAPEKKDFLVIDPVPDIFVTGHVHGAGVSDYRGVRIINASTWQAQTSYQRMHNFNPDPAKLPVVHLGTGKCIVRNFN from the coding sequence ATGAGGGAGCACGTTCTCGAAGTTCTGGCGAGCAATGGAATTTTGCTTGAACCTGGTGCGCTCGAAATCGTCATGTCGAAAGACGATCCGATCGCCTTTGTTCAATCGGCGATTTCATTCATGAAACAGCACCCCCTCATCGTCACTGCCGCAGATCTGGCAGAATATGTAAAAGATCATTCGGCAGCGGAAACACTTGGTGTAGCAAATGCGTTACCAGATAATCATGAGTTTCGAACAAGCGTAAATCAACAGAGTAATGCCAGGAAGATCAATGATGTAAAAATTTTAAAAGATATAACGGGTAACTCGACCTGCGAAGGCAATATATCAGACTTTGCACGGTATTTTTTGGATCGATTCAACGCCATCAAGCGAATGCTCGCTCATAGGAGAGAATTAGCTGGTTCCCTCCCGATCTCGAAGGCGCTCAAACTTGAGCGTGATGTGAGAATCATCGCGATGGTTAACGAGATCAGAGTGACCAAAACGGGGCATAAGATACTTGAGATAGAGGATGAAGAAGAGAGGTGTCTCGCCCTCATCCCGAAGGATTCCCCCCTGATCAACGACTCCGTTATTCCCGACGAAGTGATCGGAATTGTGGGAAAACCGAACAGGAAGGGCGAGATGCTCATTGTTCAAGAGATCATCAGACCCGATGTTCCGTTGAGAAGCAGATTCGAGCGAAGTGATGCCACCTCAATGATCGCGTTCGCATCCGATATCCATGTTGGCAGCAAAACATTTCTGAGAAAACAATGGGATGCGATGGTCAACTGGCTCAGGACTGAAGGCATTTCAAGCGGGGTCAATTATTTGATCGTGCCAGGCGACTGCGTCGACGGCATCGGCGTTTTCCCGGATCAGGAGGAAGAACTCATTGTCGATGACATTTTCAAACAGTACGAAATGCTTAGCGAACTCCTAAAGGAGATACCGGACAGCGTAACAATCATCCTTCAACCAGGCAATCACGATGCGGTGAGGCTCGCTGAGCCGCAACCAGCGTTTCAAAAAGAGATTGCGGATCTCTTCGATTCTCAAGTCATCATGATCGGCAACCCCTGTTATCTTGAGATCGAAGGGAGAATTATCCTCTCATATCACGGCAGGAGTATTGACGATCTGATCGGCAATATCCAATCCCTTACCTACGCTAATCCGATCGATGCTATGAAGGAGATGCTCAAGAGGAGACACCTCGCGCCAATTTACGGGGGCAAAACGCCTATTGCGCCAGAGAAGAAAGACTTTCTCGTGATCGATCCTGTTCCAGACATTTTTGTGACGGGTCATGTCCACGGCGCTGGTGTCTCCGATTATCGTGGTGTAAGGATTATCAACGCATCAACATGGCAGGCGCAAACTAGCTATCAACGAATGCACAACTTCAACCCAGATCCTGCTAAACTCCCGGTCGTGCATCTCGGGACAGGCAAGTGCATTGTAAGGAACTTCAATTGA
- a CDS encoding V-type ATP synthase subunit F, with the protein MEIAVLGSEEFILGFRLAGVTRVYRAEGIKEFEEKLLELLQDTSIGVLAIDSSVLEKLGASTRKKVLENIAPVVVPVGREEGDLRDKVKRAIGVDLYKTQRD; encoded by the coding sequence ATGGAGATCGCCGTACTTGGCAGCGAGGAATTCATACTCGGATTCCGGCTCGCAGGTGTCACACGGGTTTATAGAGCCGAGGGAATCAAGGAATTTGAGGAAAAGTTGCTGGAACTGCTCCAGGATACATCAATCGGCGTACTGGCGATCGACTCATCCGTCCTTGAAAAATTGGGTGCAAGCACACGGAAAAAAGTGCTCGAGAACATTGCACCGGTCGTCGTTCCAGTGGGTCGTGAGGAAGGCGACCTGAGGGATAAGGTCAAACGGGCTATCGGTGTCGATTTGTATAAGACGCAGAGGGATTGA
- a CDS encoding V-type ATP synthase subunit A, which produces MAKVGEIYRVAGPVVTATGISPRMYDVALVGEEKLMGEVIKIYGDKTVIQVYEDTSGLRPGEKVLDTGQPLLAELGPGLLGSVYDGVQRPLPVLMSAMGDFIKRGVTAPGLDRKKRWNFMPAVKKGDVVKAGAIIGNVKEGHMDHRIMVPPDVSGTVDWIKEGQFTVEEPICSISGKEVTMMQKWPVRTARPIVRKTMPDVPLVTGQRILDTLFPLSKGGTGAIPGGFGTGKTVTQQQLAKWSDADVVVYIGCGERGNEMTEVLVTFPKLEDPKTGKPLMERTVLIANTSNMPVAAREASVYTGMTIAEYYRDMGYDVSLMADSTSRWAEAMREISSRLEEMPGEEGFPAYLAARLSDFYERAGKVETLSGLNGSVTVVGAVSPPGGDLSEPVTQNTLRIVRVFWALDSKLRERRHFPAINWLTSYSLYTSNLDAWFRKNVAEDFPELRAWAMEILQREAELQEIVQLVGSDALPEEQKLTLEIARMIREIFLQQNAYHPVDTYTPLKRQYVFMKTIKRFSELARRAVESDVPVEAITELPVRIRLTKSKFEPNVDEELEVINKEMESQFEGLGGRA; this is translated from the coding sequence ATGGCTAAGGTTGGTGAAATTTACAGGGTGGCCGGACCAGTCGTTACGGCGACTGGTATTTCACCGAGGATGTATGACGTCGCTCTGGTCGGCGAAGAGAAGTTGATGGGCGAGGTCATCAAGATCTACGGGGACAAGACGGTCATCCAGGTGTATGAGGATACTTCTGGGTTGCGCCCGGGAGAGAAGGTCTTGGATACTGGGCAGCCGCTTCTTGCAGAACTCGGTCCAGGACTTCTGGGCAGCGTATATGACGGAGTCCAGCGACCTCTACCGGTTCTCATGAGTGCTATGGGCGATTTCATCAAGCGGGGAGTCACAGCACCAGGACTTGATCGGAAAAAGCGATGGAATTTTATGCCTGCTGTGAAGAAAGGTGACGTGGTCAAGGCAGGTGCCATTATTGGCAACGTCAAGGAAGGTCATATGGATCACAGGATCATGGTGCCACCAGATGTTTCTGGCACCGTTGATTGGATCAAAGAAGGTCAATTTACCGTCGAGGAACCGATATGCTCCATTTCAGGAAAAGAAGTGACGATGATGCAGAAATGGCCTGTGAGGACAGCGAGGCCGATCGTTCGTAAGACGATGCCTGATGTTCCGCTGGTGACGGGTCAGAGAATTTTGGACACACTTTTCCCCCTTTCAAAAGGTGGTACCGGCGCAATCCCTGGCGGTTTTGGTACTGGTAAGACGGTGACGCAGCAGCAGCTTGCAAAGTGGAGCGACGCAGATGTTGTCGTGTATATTGGTTGCGGTGAGAGAGGCAACGAGATGACCGAAGTTCTCGTTACATTCCCGAAGCTGGAAGACCCCAAAACAGGAAAACCACTGATGGAGAGGACCGTCCTCATCGCCAATACATCGAACATGCCGGTTGCTGCCAGAGAAGCATCAGTCTATACAGGCATGACGATTGCTGAGTACTACCGTGATATGGGATACGATGTCTCTTTGATGGCAGATTCAACGTCGAGATGGGCAGAGGCGATGAGAGAGATTTCATCAAGACTCGAGGAGATGCCTGGTGAGGAGGGATTCCCAGCGTATCTCGCAGCACGTCTCTCCGACTTTTACGAGCGGGCTGGAAAGGTTGAGACTTTGTCCGGCTTGAACGGATCGGTTACCGTTGTCGGCGCTGTTTCTCCGCCTGGCGGAGACCTAAGCGAGCCTGTAACGCAGAACACGCTCAGAATTGTGAGAGTCTTCTGGGCACTCGATTCAAAGCTCAGGGAACGAAGGCACTTCCCTGCCATTAACTGGCTGACCTCATATTCATTATACACCTCGAACCTGGATGCCTGGTTCCGGAAGAATGTCGCCGAGGATTTCCCTGAGCTCAGAGCATGGGCAATGGAAATTCTTCAGAGGGAGGCTGAACTGCAAGAGATCGTTCAGCTCGTTGGTTCTGATGCGTTGCCTGAGGAGCAGAAACTAACCCTGGAAATCGCGAGAATGATCAGGGAGATTTTCCTCCAGCAGAATGCGTATCACCCCGTCGATACCTACACGCCTCTCAAGAGGCAGTATGTTTTCATGAAAACGATCAAGCGCTTTAGCGAGCTTGCCAGGCGGGCGGTCGAATCTGATGTGCCAGTCGAAGCGATCACGGAATTGCCGGTGAGGATCCGATTGACAAAATCGAAGTTCGAACCGAACGTCGATGAGGAGCTTGAAGTGATCAACAAGGAAATGGAATCTCAGTTTGAAGGTCTTGGAGGGAGGGCATGA
- a CDS encoding CPBP family intramembrane metalloprotease, translated as MKAVVSGIQSPDGVRPYRFCPRCGRPVLPEANFCAFCGQQLYVPFDIPRLPSSSTQSAMMTIKQILRGVGTYTVLSLVAMTILNVLILIWSIQLVLPQTPNYHTTLFIIVPWIVNLVELTGISFAIYHVLLVIAIVSSFTLLVWKSWRLFIKEMSVEKVVEEHSPLYVVGTIFFAVLFFNVIYYLILGAAGITPKTPELEEQELWKLLYGFASASVWEEIVSRMLLIGVPLLIIDMARKRRKRLIHYFLGGNFSLGKLEITFLIISSIFFSSAHIFSWDAFKLLPTFVAGLALGYLFLTQGIYASIMLHFMVDYLAIPTQVFPGLASLLIMGLVIFAWVAVGFLYFVNYTSKAIGFLIGRRIWPDSISVEKERGKSRKVDNPMQIDMRHGDQQYGPGSFRFACPYCGYTEARYREGRFECLRCGRIIN; from the coding sequence TTGAAAGCTGTGGTATCTGGAATCCAGTCGCCTGATGGCGTCCGCCCTTACAGGTTTTGCCCTCGCTGCGGACGTCCCGTCCTACCAGAAGCGAATTTCTGTGCTTTCTGCGGACAGCAATTGTATGTTCCATTCGATATTCCGCGTTTACCCTCTTCATCAACTCAATCCGCAATGATGACAATAAAGCAGATTCTCAGAGGCGTTGGAACGTATACAGTTCTCAGCCTTGTAGCGATGACAATATTGAACGTCCTCATTCTTATCTGGAGTATACAACTCGTTCTCCCGCAGACGCCAAATTATCATACAACTCTTTTTATCATCGTTCCCTGGATTGTTAATCTTGTTGAGCTCACAGGAATTTCGTTCGCGATTTATCATGTATTACTCGTCATTGCGATCGTTAGTTCTTTTACACTCCTCGTATGGAAGAGCTGGAGGTTGTTCATTAAGGAAATGTCTGTAGAAAAAGTGGTGGAGGAGCACAGTCCACTTTATGTCGTTGGCACAATCTTTTTTGCTGTTCTTTTCTTCAATGTCATTTATTATCTAATCCTCGGTGCTGCTGGCATCACCCCAAAAACGCCAGAACTTGAGGAGCAAGAACTGTGGAAGCTTCTCTATGGATTTGCGAGTGCTTCTGTTTGGGAGGAGATCGTAAGCAGGATGTTGTTGATTGGCGTCCCCTTACTCATCATCGACATGGCAAGGAAGCGAAGAAAAAGATTGATACATTATTTCCTTGGCGGCAACTTTTCCCTCGGTAAGCTCGAAATCACGTTTCTCATCATCTCCAGCATCTTTTTCAGTTCCGCCCATATATTCAGCTGGGATGCATTCAAGCTTTTGCCGACTTTTGTTGCTGGTCTCGCCCTCGGCTACCTCTTCCTTACTCAGGGCATTTACGCGTCGATCATGCTTCACTTTATGGTCGATTATCTGGCAATTCCAACTCAGGTTTTTCCCGGCCTTGCGTCTCTCCTCATTATGGGACTGGTAATCTTTGCCTGGGTTGCAGTAGGTTTCCTTTACTTCGTCAATTACACGTCAAAGGCCATCGGTTTTCTCATCGGAAGAAGGATCTGGCCAGATTCGATCAGTGTTGAAAAGGAGAGGGGCAAATCGCGAAAGGTCGACAATCCGATGCAGATTGACATGAGACACGGCGATCAACAGTACGGACCGGGATCTTTCAGATTTGCCTGCCCCTACTGTGGATACACCGAAGCAAGGTATCGTGAAGGAAGATTCGAATGCCTGCGATGCGGACGAATTATCAACTGA
- the cobO gene encoding cob(I)yrinic acid a,c-diamide adenosyltransferase has product MLNSEEVLDLSGLIILYTGDGKGKTTAAFGLAMRAAGHGKRICIVQFMKRCEECGEVKAIKKFDAVTLRQFGTGAFVVKEKHQKEDLEEAAKGMAFAEEALTSGLFDLVILDEICIAIDFGLIDVDDVLELLRKRDPEIDVVLTGRNAPEVLINVADLVTEMKAVKHPYDDGTKARKGIEY; this is encoded by the coding sequence ATGCTCAATTCCGAGGAGGTTTTGGATTTGTCGGGCCTCATTATCCTGTACACTGGGGATGGAAAAGGAAAGACGACAGCAGCCTTCGGTCTGGCAATGAGGGCAGCGGGACACGGAAAGCGCATTTGTATCGTTCAGTTCATGAAACGCTGCGAGGAATGTGGAGAGGTCAAAGCGATTAAAAAGTTCGATGCCGTAACGCTCAGACAGTTCGGAACTGGTGCGTTCGTTGTAAAGGAAAAGCACCAGAAAGAGGATCTCGAAGAGGCTGCAAAGGGCATGGCGTTCGCCGAAGAGGCACTCACCTCAGGTCTTTTTGACCTCGTTATTCTAGATGAGATATGCATTGCAATCGATTTTGGGCTGATCGATGTCGATGATGTGCTTGAGCTTTTAAGAAAACGCGACCCTGAAATCGACGTTGTCCTCACTGGGCGCAATGCACCAGAAGTGCTGATCAATGTCGCGGATCTCGTGACAGAAATGAAGGCGGTGAAGCATCCGTACGATGATGGTACAAAAGCACGAAAAGGGATCGAATACTAG
- the ahaC gene encoding ATP synthase A1 subunit C: MQRFWGKKGNYAYVCARIKAKKSLLLTKDVYPKLLMMDLNEIGRFLGETQYHVEMTELASKYSGVDLIELGTSRNLARIYRQIIGFSRGELREMICSYLGRWDEWNIKTILRGKYSGASIEEIQEDLVPAGRLSEDTLNSLLALETVEEILEALRTKEGITIPEEVMAAYRESGTLEPLEEYFDKVYYSRLLASIRTNTKPGKLFLAFVQKEIDVTNLKTLLKLKRENVPPERCKGYFIDGGSELTMKELLRLASVENFDRLVEELAKFSFYEEIKEGLRIAKESGSLIEVTLALQKYLVKQSETFSHIYPLSILPVLDYIIRKKIEVDNIRIIARGKESGLDVEVIKNLLVV, translated from the coding sequence ATGCAGCGATTCTGGGGGAAGAAGGGGAACTACGCATATGTCTGCGCGAGGATCAAAGCGAAGAAGAGCCTCCTCCTCACAAAGGATGTTTATCCAAAACTGCTCATGATGGACCTGAATGAAATTGGTCGGTTCCTCGGCGAGACACAGTACCACGTCGAGATGACGGAGCTTGCCTCGAAGTATTCGGGTGTGGATCTGATTGAATTAGGGACGAGTCGTAATCTCGCGAGGATTTACAGGCAGATCATTGGATTTAGCAGAGGTGAGCTGCGGGAAATGATCTGCAGTTACCTCGGACGATGGGACGAATGGAACATCAAAACAATTCTCAGAGGTAAGTATTCCGGTGCGAGCATCGAAGAGATCCAGGAGGATCTTGTTCCAGCCGGAAGACTGAGCGAAGATACGCTAAACAGCCTCCTTGCACTCGAAACCGTCGAGGAAATTCTCGAAGCACTAAGGACGAAGGAAGGTATCACGATACCCGAGGAGGTCATGGCGGCTTATCGTGAAAGTGGAACGCTCGAGCCACTCGAGGAATATTTCGACAAGGTCTATTATTCCCGCCTTCTCGCCTCTATTCGAACAAATACCAAGCCAGGGAAGCTGTTTCTCGCATTCGTTCAAAAGGAAATTGACGTGACGAATCTCAAGACGCTCCTAAAGCTGAAGCGCGAAAACGTCCCACCTGAGAGGTGTAAGGGATATTTCATTGATGGCGGCAGTGAGCTCACGATGAAGGAGCTGCTACGCCTCGCAAGTGTCGAGAACTTCGATCGCCTGGTCGAAGAGCTCGCCAAATTCTCCTTCTACGAGGAGATCAAGGAAGGATTGCGCATCGCGAAGGAAAGTGGATCGCTCATCGAGGTGACGCTTGCGCTACAGAAATACCTCGTGAAGCAATCTGAAACCTTCTCACACATTTATCCACTTTCGATCCTTCCAGTGCTCGATTACATTATCAGAAAGAAGATCGAAGTCGACAACATCAGGATCATCGCTCGCGGAAAGGAAAGCGGGCTTGATGTCGAAGTAATAAAGAATTTATTGGTGGTTTGA